The sequence below is a genomic window from Sorangiineae bacterium MSr12523.
CAGACGGAGGCGCATCGAGGTAATGACACCGAAGTTGCCGCCTCCGCCTTGGACCGCCCAGAACAGGTCGCGGTTGTGGGTTGCGTCGCACGAAGTGATGCTTCCATCCGCAAGTACGAGCTCCGCGGAGAGCAGGTTGTCCGCAGCGAGCCCGAAGCGCGTCGTCAACGGTCCGTAGCCGCCTCCCGAAAGAAGGCCGGTCATACTGACGGTGCCCTCGTTGCCGATGACGGCGGCCAAACCATGTCGGCCGACGGCGGCATTCAAATCGGCCACCGTCACGCCAGCAGCCACGGTCGCTTCGAGGCCTTGCACATTCACCGAGCATTCCCGCATCGGGGTCAGGTCGAGAACGAGCCCACCGTCCCGCAAAGCGCGTCCAACCCAATCCCGGCCTCCATTGCGCACGGATACGGGAAGCCCCGCGGTCCGCGCGGCCAGCAACGCGGCGCGGACAGCGTGGGAATTGGAACACGCGGCGACGAGGGCGGGCTTGCGCTCAATCGTGCCATTCCAGAGTTGGGTGGCCCGCGCGAATCCTTCCGAACCGGGCACGTGAACGACGCACCCCGAACCGGAAAGCTGGTCCTCGATGGCAGCGAGTTGCGCCGTGGACAAAGCTGACGATGCCTGCGTTCGCTGATTGAAGGACTCGGTCATGGCACCTGCTCCGTTTTTTTCGCGATTCCGAAATGAGGGAAACGTCTTCACCAACGACGATGGTGAAGCCGACCGCTCGGAGCAAAGCCCGCGATCACAAGGTGCCACCGACTTTCAAGCAGCGTGCTTGGTACCACCCGGCGTTCTCACACTGCGCGCCCGGGTTGGCTGGCCCTCGTCTACGGGATCGCTGACGGCGACGTGGACGACTTCGTAACGCGTATGCTCGATCTCCTGGATCAAGCCCGACGATACGACACGTTTCAGAAGCCTTTGCATGGTGCGCAGGGCGTCGAGTCGAGAGAGCGATTTGCACGAGCAGCCCGGAAGCAGCGGACACTCGGCGATGATGGCCCCGTCCTTTTCGCGGAGAAGGACCGGGAGATTTTGGAGTGGGTTCATGAGAAGTCTGCCCTCGGCGGGGCGGCTCGCCATGTTCCACGTTTTTTCGAAAGGGATCGCTAAGTCGCGCATTGGCTAGCCTCTATGAGCTGGCCCCCCGGAGCGAACGAGTGGGACACCACCTGCGGCGCCCATTTGTTCCGACCGCGGCTTTAGCACGAGCTACGCCACGCTGTCGGGACCGCAAAGCTTCGCGTTTGGGCGACGTTGCCGGGGAAAAATGCCACGATCACGATGTGCTGTTGTAGCAATTCGGCAGAGCACGCGAGGGAAAGGATGGCCAACGTGCTGCTCTGCGACAATGGAAAATAGCGCATGACGTCTGCATTCGAAGGATGGGTAGTAAACACTTACTTTCCGATCGAGCGACATGAATCGACGTAAGGAGCAGGGGGGCGAGTTGGCTGTGCTCTAATGGTGGCGTGCCTTCGCTTCCACATGTGCTGCTCGTCGACGATCACGAAGATAGCCGCTTGCCCTATGTGTTTGGTTTGAAGCGGGCGGGATTCCGAGTTAGCGAGGCCGAAAACGGTAAGGTGGCTCTCGACAAGGCATTTGGAGATGCGCCCGATATCGTCGTGACGGACCTTCATATGTCCGAGCTAGACGGTTGGCAGCTCATTCAATTCCTTCGAGGCGACCCGCGCACGCAGTGCGTTCGCATCGTGGTTTCTCACCGGCGTCGGCCCGGCGGATATCGATGGAGCGGACGCCGTTTTCGAAAAGCCGTGCTCTCCCTTCGAACTCGCCACGCAACTTCGAAACCTGCTCGACATATCCGGGTGACCAGGCGATACCGCAGGAGCTTGTCCTGCTACTTGGATGGATTGAAGGACAAGCGCCCTTTGCGTTTCCGGATGCGGGTTGCCTCTCGGCGTGGCGGTCGTGCCCAAAAGGTCATTTTTGACCCAACGCGCGCAATACAGAAGCCACGCTTCAAGGGAAATGGGCCCAATTTCGCGGTTTTCGATTGGCGTCAGTCCTGCAACGTTTTCCAGGAAACGACGTTGAACGAACGGGGAGGCAAATGGACACTCGATTCCCGAGCGCACCGGCGCTCGTGTACCCTGACGCGCTCGATTCATGTTCCCGTTCCGAATCGGAACGGAATCTCGGCGGAGTGCACGTCCTGGTCGTGGACGACGACGCGGAGAACCGAGCTGCGATTCAAGAACTGCTCGAGGACAATGGCGTGCGGATTACGACGGCCGCGAATGTGTCCGATGCCTTGGAAACGTTCGAACACGATGTGCCGGACGTGGTGCTATCGGACTTGGGAATGCCGGGCGAAGACGGCTTCGACTTGATCCGGCGTATCCGAGCACGGCCCAAGGACCAAGGCGGCGCAGTGCCTGCCGCGGCGCTCACGGGGCAAACGCGGCTCGAAGATCGTCGCAAAGCGCTGCGCGCTGGGTTCATGAAACACGTCGCGAAGCCCGTCGATGCCTACGAACTGATCGCCATTGTATCGTCGCTGGTGCGCACGGCCGCTTGACGGGGTGGCTCGGGGAGGCAAGCTTCGAGGATTCGTGCACACGCGCTCTCCCCGTCGGGCGGGCCCCGCTGCGGCCAATGCTTGCAGATGCAGGGATGTGTAGCGGGCATGCCCGCGGGTGACCGGTTTTCCGCAAAGGGATGCGAACGGAACGAGAGGTCGGGACCGTCGGGGTGTAAACGACGTTTTGGACCTAGCGTATTCCAATCGCGTTTTCAGCGATGGATGCTAATCTTGCCCCTCCATCGCGCCCGACTTCGCGTAAGAAAGCCAGTCTCAAGGAGGCTCCTCATGCCGTTCCGTGCCGCACGTGTTCTCATTTCCGCCGCGCTGCTCTCCGCAACGTTCATTGGTTGCCATAATGAGGAGGCGCCCCCGCCCGCTTCTCCTGCTCCCACCACTGGCGACGTGAACGTCGCCTCGGCCGCGCCGCCGGCGCAAACCGCCGCGCCCGGCTCCACGCCAGGGGAAAATCCCAACGCGCCCCGCGCGATTTCCGTCGGCAGCGCGCCGCCGGACTTCACGACGAAGGCCCACGACGGCACCACCCTCAGCCTCTCGTCCCTCAAGGGAAAGCCCGTGGTCATCTACTTCTACCCCAAGGATGAGAGCCCGGCCTGCACCAAGGAGGCTTGCTCGTTCCGCGACTCTTGGAACGAGCTCCGAAAGAAGGACGCCGTCCTCATTGGCGTCTCGGCCGACAGCGAAAAGTCGCACCAAGACTTCGCGCAGCACTACAAGTTGCCCTTCCTCCTGGTGAGCGATCCCCAAGGTGTTATCGCCCGGTCGTTTGGCGTGTCCTTCGAAGGCGGGATGGCCGACCGTCAGACCGTCGTCATCGGCGCGGACGGGAAGGTCAAGAAGATCTACCGCACCGTCGACGTGTCCAAGCACGCAACCGAGGTTGCCAAAGACCTGAGCTCATAACCGAACCGGTGCGCGGGTCGGTGCCCATTGCCCGACCCGCGCCTTTCGGCGCATGGAATGTCGGGTGTCATTCTCGTTGCAAACGAGGGAATTGCACCGTCCGCGGGATCGTGGGCGGCTGACTTAAATCAAATTTAGCTATCGGTACGGCGCGCCCAATCGAGGGCCAGGACGACGAAGCGCATTAAGAACCAGCCGATGCTCGCGCGGTGCTCCGATGGGAGCTCGCGCGCCGAGCGCCTCATCACGTGCGTGCTTTGATACGAGATGGGTTTTCCAGCGGCTGAGCAGTCGCCGGATCGCGGCGGCGTTCAGTCCGGGCTCGCGGCCGGGGGCTCCCACAGCTCGATGCGGTTTCCCTCGGGATCCATCACCCAGCCGAACTTCCCGTACGACTCTTCCTGAACCTTGTCGTCGACCACGGTCCTTTGCCTTGAAGAAGATGCCGCCGAACCAAGGACGCGTTCCATGGCCGGCGAGTCTACTCGTCCGCAGACCCTTATTTCGATATCACATCGACTTTGGCGTCATTGAGAGTATTGGACGACGTACGTCATTCTGGATGGGCGGCCCGTGCGTGCACCGTGTGACGTCGACACCCCCTCTCTTCCGGTCGTCTCAGGAGCAAGCATTGCTCGCGTGTGAGACGCAAATCGAGACTGGGACGCGATCCATATCGACTCTACAGAAGGTGTTCGCTCGTTACGAGCGACCATCGTCAAAGGAGATATGCCCATGCTCACGAGCTTCCTTCGTCGCAGCAACGTCGCGGGGATCGTAGCCGCAGCCGCTGTAGTCGCCTCGCTTGCCGCCGCGCCTGCGGCTTCGGCCGACAATACCAGTGAATCCACTACGGGGGACCGTAGCGACCGAACGGCGAGCAACAAGGCACTGGTCAGATATGTCTACGACCAACTGTTCAATAAGGGAAATCTCTCGGTCATCGATGCATTCATTGCCCCCAACTACATTCAGCACAGTCCCGCCTTGGCCGACGGCCCGGAGGCTTTTCGACAGCACCTGATCGCGTTACATGCCAATTTTCCCCAAAGCCATCATGCTATCGTACGCGTCTTGGCCGAAGGCGATCTCGTCCTGGTCCACGGCAATGCCGTCCAAGTCCCTGGCACCAAGGGCCAATCGGTCATGGATGTCTTCCGCGTTGCGGGCACCAAAATCGTCGAGCATTGGGATGTGGTGCAGTCCGTTCCGGATAGCACTGCCAGTGGGGCCGATATGTTCACGACATTGAGTGAGCCACGTCTCAATGGCCCGGATCCCCTCGCTTCGACCATTCGGAGCGAGCGGATCGCCGTCGACTACTTCACCCGCATGAGCGAAGACCACGATTTGACGGCGATTGACCACTACCTCGCCGAACCGTACTACCAGCACGATCCCAATTTGCCTCATGGCGTCCCTGCCGCGAAGGCCGCCTATGCCTACATCTTCAAAATGTTTCCCGAGTTCACGGCCTCCTCGCTCAAAATCATCGCCGACGGTGATCTCGTTGCCGTTCGTTACCACTACAAGACGAGCCCGACGGACCGTGGGCAAGCCATCGTGGATATGTTCCGCGTTCGCAATGGAAAGATCGTAGAACACTGGGACGTGGCCCAGGACGTCCCGGCTACATCCGCCAACGGCAACACCATGTTCTGAGCAGGTGCTCCTACCGTCGCCTCATGCCCACCCCTTCGTGCATCAAACGAGCCCGCAGGCTGGATAACCGATCCCTGGCGATGGGTACCCGCAACGAGGAGCCGCCGGGGGTTCGACTGCCAACGAGGAGCGCGGACTCGCCGGAATCGCGTTCGAGTTCGAGAACGTGCTCCTCACTCACCAGCCAGTTCCGATGAACGCGCAGAAACTCGCGACCGAAGGACGTTGCGATCGTGTCCAGCGATATATCGATATCGAATGTGCCGCGACCGGAATGGACCTGGGTCATTCCCTCGGAGGCCTCGACTGCCCACACCTCGCCAAGGGTCAAGAAGACCAGATTCCGTTTGTTGCGCGCGATGATGCGTAATGGGCGACTCGGCTCCGATGCGTACGCGGAGTTTCGGCGGGCTGCGTGGAGCTTCTCGAGGCACTTCAGGACCCTTCTCTCGTCGAAAGGTTTGAGCACGTAATCGACCACGCCCATCTCGAATGCCTCGAGGGCGTGCTCTCGCAGGGCCGTGGCCAACACGAAGGCCGGTGCGCCAGGGCGCTTGACGAATTGCTGAATGAGCTCGAGTCCGTTGTGGGCGGAGCCGACGAGGTTGATGTCGACGAACACGACATCGATGCTCGACGGAGCCTTGCTCATGAATGCGACGGCCTCGTCGAAGGTTTCCATCGCGCCGATGACCGAGGCGATACCGGTAGCTTCGATCATCTCGACGAGAAAGTTTCGCGCGACCCATTCGTCCTCGAGGACGACGACTCGGAGCTTCTCCTCGGGTCTCATGGTTTGCATTCTCCTGGGACGTGAATCGCATGAGGAAGGCTCAGAAAAGCGAGTGTGCCGGCTGCGTCGCTCTCGAGAGCAAAGGTAGCGTCGGGACGGGTCAATTCGAGGCGGCGCCG
It includes:
- a CDS encoding response regulator, producing MDTRFPSAPALVYPDALDSCSRSESERNLGGVHVLVVDDDAENRAAIQELLEDNGVRITTAANVSDALETFEHDVPDVVLSDLGMPGEDGFDLIRRIRARPKDQGGAVPAAALTGQTRLEDRRKALRAGFMKHVAKPVDAYELIAIVSSLVRTAA
- a CDS encoding peroxiredoxin; amino-acid sequence: MPFRAARVLISAALLSATFIGCHNEEAPPPASPAPTTGDVNVASAAPPAQTAAPGSTPGENPNAPRAISVGSAPPDFTTKAHDGTTLSLSSLKGKPVVIYFYPKDESPACTKEACSFRDSWNELRKKDAVLIGVSADSEKSHQDFAQHYKLPFLLVSDPQGVIARSFGVSFEGGMADRQTVVIGADGKVKKIYRTVDVSKHATEVAKDLSS
- a CDS encoding nuclear transport factor 2 family protein, translating into MLTSFLRRSNVAGIVAAAAVVASLAAAPAASADNTSESTTGDRSDRTASNKALVRYVYDQLFNKGNLSVIDAFIAPNYIQHSPALADGPEAFRQHLIALHANFPQSHHAIVRVLAEGDLVLVHGNAVQVPGTKGQSVMDVFRVAGTKIVEHWDVVQSVPDSTASGADMFTTLSEPRLNGPDPLASTIRSERIAVDYFTRMSEDHDLTAIDHYLAEPYYQHDPNLPHGVPAAKAAYAYIFKMFPEFTASSLKIIADGDLVAVRYHYKTSPTDRGQAIVDMFRVRNGKIVEHWDVAQDVPATSANGNTMF
- a CDS encoding LytTR family DNA-binding domain-containing protein, whose product is MRPEEKLRVVVLEDEWVARNFLVEMIEATGIASVIGAMETFDEAVAFMSKAPSSIDVVFVDINLVGSAHNGLELIQQFVKRPGAPAFVLATALREHALEAFEMGVVDYVLKPFDERRVLKCLEKLHAARRNSAYASEPSRPLRIIARNKRNLVFLTLGEVWAVEASEGMTQVHSGRGTFDIDISLDTIATSFGREFLRVHRNWLVSEEHVLELERDSGESALLVGSRTPGGSSLRVPIARDRLSSLRARLMHEGVGMRRR